From Pseudoalteromonas viridis, one genomic window encodes:
- the minE gene encoding cell division topological specificity factor MinE translates to MSLLDYFRSEKKSSASLAKERLQIIVAHERSKRGTPDYLPQLKQDILEVIRKYVKVDSDAVNVQFEQNEDDLAVLELNVTLPDDEQK, encoded by the coding sequence GTGTCTTTACTTGATTATTTTCGATCCGAGAAAAAGTCCAGCGCATCGCTGGCTAAAGAGCGGCTACAAATAATCGTTGCCCATGAACGCTCCAAGCGTGGCACCCCCGATTATCTGCCTCAGTTAAAGCAGGATATACTGGAAGTGATCCGTAAGTATGTCAAAGTAGACTCTGACGCAGTCAATGTGCAGTTTGAGCAAAATGAAGATGATTTAGCGGTACTGGAGCTTAATGTGACGCTCCCGGATGACGAGCAAAAATAA
- the tsaB gene encoding tRNA (adenosine(37)-N6)-threonylcarbamoyltransferase complex dimerization subunit type 1 TsaB, whose translation MKTNLLALDASTEALSLALSFNGNLYRHFEECPQQHSQKILPLVEQLFSEAGCQLKDLDGLVFGRGPGSFTGVRIGVSVAQGLAYSANLQLAGVSTLQAMAQQAFAQTDAKQVLVAIDARMGEVYLCHYTRSENNQAVALGDESVIKPELIEGDFAGVLAVGTGWQTYSEVAEKLALDVHDAITLPHAEYMLEIGAVQFESGQVVNAADAQPQYVRDTVTWKKLPGRE comes from the coding sequence ATGAAAACTAATTTGCTTGCCCTGGATGCTTCAACAGAAGCTCTGAGCCTGGCGTTGTCGTTTAACGGCAACCTTTATCGTCACTTTGAAGAGTGCCCTCAGCAACACAGTCAGAAAATACTCCCTTTAGTTGAGCAGCTGTTTTCTGAGGCCGGTTGTCAGCTCAAAGACCTGGATGGTTTGGTATTCGGTCGCGGACCGGGTAGTTTTACCGGGGTGCGGATCGGGGTGTCTGTTGCACAGGGGTTGGCGTATTCGGCTAATTTGCAGCTGGCGGGCGTTTCTACCTTGCAGGCAATGGCACAACAGGCTTTTGCACAGACGGATGCCAAACAAGTCCTTGTTGCCATCGATGCACGGATGGGCGAAGTGTATCTTTGCCATTATACCCGCTCAGAAAACAATCAGGCGGTTGCTTTGGGTGATGAAAGTGTGATCAAACCTGAACTTATTGAAGGGGATTTTGCAGGCGTGCTGGCCGTGGGCACTGGCTGGCAGACTTATTCAGAGGTTGCCGAAAAGTTAGCACTCGACGTGCACGACGCTATCACCTTACCACATGCAGAATATATGCTTGAAATTGGCGCTGTGCAGTTTGAATCCGGCCAGGTTGTTAATGCCGCTGACGCTCAGCCTCAGTATGTCAGAGATACGGTTACCTGGAAGAAGTTGCCCGGGCGCGAATAA
- a CDS encoding alpha/beta fold hydrolase has product MLTANKNKIKQGKVAGFAYQEAGHGPQTVLMLHGWQDNSNSFMPILDSLSDKVLQTHRFIALDFAGHGKSAWRSADAHYYFVEYVYDILSFLRAMEIARCNIVGHSMGALVGGLFTSLYAEKVNTLTLIDGIGLLYQSDKNAKQQLLQAFAARDASEQFNNTTKRLFADKQAIIKARVKVSDFSEEIAAILMERNIEVLEEGARLTTDPKLKLPSTTRFSCAQAHSLLQDTETPTLAIMGTSGYAQMKHSLQQFSQCFKEFTCIEVAGGHHCHMEEPEQVLAKILTHMTHPGVS; this is encoded by the coding sequence ATGTTGACTGCTAATAAAAATAAGATAAAACAAGGGAAAGTAGCGGGTTTTGCCTATCAGGAAGCGGGCCATGGCCCACAAACGGTATTGATGCTGCATGGCTGGCAGGATAACAGCAATAGCTTTATGCCCATTTTGGATAGTCTGAGCGATAAAGTATTGCAAACGCACAGATTTATTGCGTTAGACTTTGCGGGCCATGGTAAGTCAGCCTGGCGAAGTGCTGATGCACATTACTACTTCGTCGAATATGTTTATGATATTTTAAGTTTTCTTCGAGCCATGGAGATTGCGCGATGCAACATTGTCGGCCACTCTATGGGGGCTTTGGTGGGAGGATTATTCACCAGCTTGTATGCAGAGAAAGTAAATACATTGACATTGATAGATGGTATTGGTCTTCTATATCAAAGCGATAAGAATGCAAAGCAACAGTTGCTGCAGGCGTTTGCCGCACGTGACGCAAGTGAACAATTTAATAACACCACTAAGCGGCTGTTTGCTGATAAACAGGCTATCATCAAAGCTCGAGTGAAAGTGAGTGACTTCAGCGAGGAAATTGCTGCTATATTAATGGAGCGAAATATAGAAGTGCTTGAAGAGGGCGCGCGCTTAACGACGGATCCTAAGTTGAAGTTGCCCTCAACAACACGCTTTTCATGTGCTCAGGCGCATTCTTTGTTACAAGACACTGAAACGCCAACTTTAGCAATAATGGGAACGTCTGGCTACGCACAAATGAAACACAGTTTACAGCAGTTTTCTCAATGTTTTAAAGAGTTTACATGCATTGAAGTGGCGGGAGGGCACCATTGCCATATGGAAGAGCCGGAGCAAGTGTTGGCAAAGATCTTAACACATATGACGCATCCTGGCGTTTCCTGA
- the rnd gene encoding ribonuclease D: MQYQFIQQQTELDAFIANLSESQVLAIDTEFMRRRTLYPEIALIQVYDGEHLALIDPLSELDFSGLWHLLRDEQIVKVLHSPSEDIEVFQKFAGFVPTPLFDTQFALQLLGEGNCVGFANMVKSMLDIELDKSMSRTDWLKRPLQASQLEYAAADVFYLLPCYQTISKKIAEKGLSHIVTCESQLIAQKRAFRTPDHYLYLSIKNVWQLKPRDLAVLRTLASWRQNKAEKKNLALNFVLKEHNMVEIAKRRPSSLNSLRNVPGVEPMEVNRSGKEILACIEAGKAVPESELPARVQRLIDYPGYKGAAKEIKQAIAEVAREHDIPVDVFASKKQINQVIGWNWKLDEQQRKTFLTPDLFMGWRHEILKDALSKWHIA, from the coding sequence GTGCAGTATCAATTTATCCAGCAACAAACAGAGCTCGATGCCTTTATAGCCAACCTGTCAGAAAGCCAGGTGCTGGCTATAGACACAGAATTTATGCGTCGCAGAACTTTGTATCCTGAGATTGCCTTAATTCAGGTCTACGATGGCGAGCATCTGGCGTTGATAGACCCGTTAAGTGAGCTAGATTTTTCAGGGTTATGGCATTTACTTCGCGATGAACAGATTGTCAAAGTATTGCATTCACCCTCTGAAGATATTGAAGTATTTCAAAAGTTTGCGGGGTTTGTGCCAACACCTTTGTTCGACACCCAATTTGCGCTGCAGTTGCTCGGAGAGGGTAATTGCGTGGGGTTTGCCAATATGGTCAAGTCGATGCTCGATATTGAGCTCGATAAGAGTATGTCCAGAACGGACTGGCTAAAGCGCCCATTGCAGGCAAGTCAGCTGGAATATGCCGCAGCTGACGTATTTTACCTCTTGCCATGTTATCAGACCATCAGCAAAAAGATTGCCGAAAAGGGGCTTTCGCACATAGTAACGTGTGAATCGCAGCTGATTGCCCAAAAGCGCGCATTCAGAACGCCGGATCATTATCTCTACCTGAGTATAAAAAATGTCTGGCAGCTAAAGCCGCGTGATCTTGCTGTCTTAAGAACACTGGCCAGTTGGCGGCAGAATAAGGCCGAGAAAAAGAATCTCGCCCTTAATTTTGTGCTAAAAGAGCATAATATGGTCGAAATAGCAAAACGCAGACCGAGCTCTTTAAACAGCTTGCGAAATGTACCGGGTGTTGAACCAATGGAAGTGAATCGCTCAGGTAAAGAAATTCTCGCCTGTATTGAAGCAGGTAAAGCGGTACCGGAGTCAGAATTACCTGCGCGCGTGCAACGGCTGATTGATTATCCCGGATACAAAGGGGCCGCGAAAGAAATAAAACAAGCAATCGCAGAAGTGGCCAGGGAACACGATATTCCGGTGGATGTATTTGCCTCGAAAAAGCAGATCAATCAGGTGATTGGCTGGAACTGGAAGTTGGATGAACAGCAGAGAAAGACCTTTCTGACACCCGATCTATTTATGGGCTGGCGTCATGAGATACTTAAAGACGCGCTATCGAAGTGGCATATTGCCTAA
- the minC gene encoding septum site-determining protein MinC, with protein MSTQSFELKGNLFTLSVLHLFDADLGNVKQQLSDKISQAPKFFKGAPIVINLADVQEQSIVLSDLKRILTELALNPVGICNGTEQHNAEAKEIGLSVLNYTKDVKPVTQESADTQVVEKEVYLGAQVINSTVRSGQQIYAKDRDLIVLGAVSHGAEVIADGNIHIYGTLRGRAIAGAQGNHEASIYCQKLEAELVSVGGSYWISDSLQGEHWGKACQISQNNESLELTALVKG; from the coding sequence ATGTCTACACAGTCTTTTGAATTGAAGGGAAACCTGTTTACACTCTCAGTTTTACACCTCTTCGACGCCGACCTTGGCAATGTAAAGCAACAACTGAGTGATAAAATTTCCCAGGCTCCGAAATTTTTTAAAGGGGCACCTATCGTCATCAATCTTGCCGACGTCCAGGAACAGAGTATTGTCCTTAGCGATTTAAAACGCATTCTTACAGAGCTGGCTTTAAACCCGGTTGGTATTTGCAACGGTACAGAACAGCACAATGCTGAGGCAAAAGAAATAGGCCTCTCCGTACTTAACTATACTAAAGACGTTAAGCCTGTGACTCAGGAGAGTGCTGACACGCAAGTGGTGGAAAAAGAAGTCTATCTCGGCGCCCAGGTTATCAACAGCACAGTACGCTCTGGGCAACAAATTTACGCGAAGGACCGGGACCTCATTGTACTGGGCGCGGTCAGCCATGGTGCGGAGGTCATTGCCGATGGCAATATTCACATCTATGGCACGCTCAGAGGACGTGCTATCGCTGGTGCGCAAGGAAATCATGAGGCAAGTATTTACTGCCAAAAGCTAGAAGCAGAACTTGTTTCGGTTGGCGGCAGTTATTGGATCAGTGACTCTTTACAGGGAGAGCACTGGGGCAAAGCCTGCCAGATTTCACAAAATAACGAATCATTAGAATTAACAGCATTGGTCAAAGGATAA
- a CDS encoding YcgL domain-containing protein, with amino-acid sequence MLAAVYKSSKKADTYLFIEKRDDFSKVPDPLMATFGTPIFVIIVDLAKRTKLGVADLSNVKQKLIDDGFYLQLPPPQENLLDELKRQNGVKSD; translated from the coding sequence ATGCTAGCCGCAGTATATAAAAGTAGTAAAAAAGCCGATACCTATCTTTTTATTGAAAAACGAGACGATTTTAGCAAAGTCCCTGACCCTTTAATGGCTACTTTTGGTACGCCAATATTTGTAATCATTGTGGATTTAGCAAAACGCACCAAGCTTGGGGTCGCTGATTTAAGTAACGTTAAGCAAAAATTAATCGACGATGGGTTTTATTTGCAGCTGCCGCCTCCACAAGAAAATCTTCTGGACGAATTAAAAAGACAAAACGGAGTAAAAAGTGACTAA
- a CDS encoding EAL domain-containing protein, whose amino-acid sequence MLNRFNQFALKLSSNTVVLSLREGYIALIPFFIVASVITLLNQWLGDDLHKLKYQALGDFNTLVWGIFPLLTLISFSYYLSKNLKVHTIAGPVLVLACFTATTGYIEINQGTLSIVHRNGMLYSLLMPVLCCYLLAYIERIRWLRLVGISSISLFLRKHLNLIIPYILVTAIILLVIPVLDHFAGQLHSTLKLLNPTWNVFEKVSAQLIFSHLLWFIGVHGDNTYHLLVSGELTDYQVLPQLSSYAFYTCFVIIGGTGCIWGLIIASLLLKNARHERSIAMIASPLALFNISEVMLYALPIVFNPYLLIPFLLSPLLNALIAYGCISTGVIALDPAMDIPWFTPVFVSGWLLTQSLSGVLLQLVLIALNAALYYPFLKLNRDHNLSGKALDVLLKRFTTGRLIEAGAESSYTRTQREEQINVHSLKEVTDALNSGELMLFYQPKINPYTKAVVGFEALLRLKDTDGRVQGPWFLATLEQHGLLHIIDNFVIDQLEVDLEHFAREGFRPKVSFNISPQNLLSGGYKRIVKAFADYPGQVEVELLESSYIEDFNRTVDVVNLLRAHHIACAMDDFGTGYSCLSVLSKLNIDTIKLDRSLLPDNYNCKSVSLYTNLSEMIAKLGFRLVAEGVETKEEENLVKQSQVDCVQGFLYYKAMPIEEAMTLLQTQTEASQQQKATDQSV is encoded by the coding sequence TTGCTGAACAGATTCAACCAGTTTGCACTCAAACTTTCTTCAAATACGGTTGTTTTGTCACTACGCGAAGGCTACATCGCGTTGATCCCGTTTTTCATAGTAGCGTCTGTGATCACTTTGCTAAATCAGTGGCTTGGTGATGACTTACATAAATTAAAGTATCAGGCACTGGGTGACTTTAACACTCTGGTATGGGGGATCTTTCCACTATTAACCCTGATATCTTTTAGCTACTATTTGTCGAAAAACCTTAAAGTCCACACCATAGCAGGTCCAGTTCTGGTGCTTGCCTGCTTTACAGCAACCACAGGTTACATCGAAATTAATCAGGGAACACTGAGCATAGTGCACCGCAATGGCATGTTGTATTCATTGCTTATGCCGGTCCTTTGTTGCTATCTACTCGCTTATATTGAGCGAATACGCTGGCTAAGACTGGTTGGGATAAGCTCAATCAGCCTGTTTTTGCGCAAACACCTGAACCTGATCATCCCGTACATTCTGGTTACTGCGATAATTTTGTTAGTGATCCCGGTTTTAGACCATTTCGCAGGTCAGCTTCACAGTACCCTAAAACTCCTTAATCCGACCTGGAATGTGTTCGAGAAAGTGTCGGCGCAGCTGATTTTCTCACATTTACTGTGGTTTATTGGTGTGCATGGTGACAATACCTATCACTTGTTGGTATCGGGGGAGCTAACCGATTATCAGGTGTTACCTCAGCTATCGAGTTATGCCTTTTACACTTGCTTTGTAATAATTGGTGGTACGGGCTGTATTTGGGGACTGATCATTGCGTCCCTGCTGCTTAAAAATGCACGCCACGAGCGCAGCATCGCCATGATAGCGTCGCCGCTTGCGCTGTTTAACATCAGTGAGGTCATGCTCTATGCTTTACCCATTGTATTTAACCCTTATCTGCTAATCCCATTTTTGCTTAGCCCGTTATTAAATGCATTAATTGCCTACGGGTGTATTTCAACAGGGGTGATCGCCTTGGATCCAGCAATGGATATTCCCTGGTTCACACCGGTGTTCGTTAGCGGCTGGCTGCTTACGCAAAGTCTTAGTGGTGTTTTGCTGCAGCTCGTATTAATCGCGCTGAATGCGGCGCTTTATTATCCGTTTTTAAAATTAAACCGGGATCATAATTTATCCGGGAAAGCGCTGGATGTGTTACTTAAGCGATTTACTACAGGCAGGCTGATAGAAGCGGGGGCTGAAAGCTCTTATACCCGCACGCAGCGCGAGGAACAGATCAATGTTCACAGTCTCAAGGAAGTCACTGATGCACTGAACAGTGGCGAACTGATGCTTTTTTATCAGCCAAAAATAAACCCTTACACGAAGGCGGTAGTAGGCTTTGAAGCCTTATTAAGGCTAAAAGACACCGATGGCCGGGTTCAGGGGCCCTGGTTTTTGGCAACGCTGGAGCAACACGGGCTACTCCACATCATAGATAACTTTGTAATTGACCAATTAGAAGTCGACCTGGAGCACTTTGCACGGGAAGGATTCAGACCCAAAGTGAGCTTCAATATCTCGCCACAAAACTTGCTGAGCGGGGGTTACAAACGTATTGTGAAAGCCTTCGCAGATTATCCAGGCCAGGTTGAGGTTGAGTTACTTGAGTCCAGTTATATCGAGGACTTTAATCGTACGGTTGATGTGGTTAATTTATTGCGAGCACATCATATTGCCTGTGCAATGGATGATTTCGGTACCGGGTATTCCTGCCTGTCTGTGTTATCCAAGTTGAATATCGACACCATTAAACTGGATAGAAGCCTTTTGCCCGACAACTACAACTGTAAATCTGTGTCTTTGTATACCAATCTGTCAGAGATGATCGCTAAGCTTGGTTTCAGGCTGGTAGCAGAAGGAGTTGAAACGAAAGAGGAGGAGAATCTGGTGAAGCAATCTCAGGTGGATTGTGTGCAAGGGTTTTTATACTACAAAGCCATGCCCATCGAAGAGGCTATGACGTTATTACAGACTCAGACCGAAGCAAGTCAGCAGCAAAAAGCCACCGACCAGTCAGTATGA
- the fadD gene encoding long-chain-fatty-acid--CoA ligase FadD: MEKIWLKRYPEGMPETIDPEHYNSLLELFDNSFREFAQLPAYSNMGKTMTYQQVDEATKAVASYIQNTLKLGKGDKVAVMMPNLLQTPVTILGVLRAGCTVVNVNPLYTVRELEHQLNDSEAKAIFILANFAHTLEKALPTTGVKHIVVTQIGDMLGGVKKHLVNFVVKKLKKMVPDYSLPNAIPFANAISADPNQYKVPEISLTDLAFLQYTGGTTGVSKGAMLTHGNMVANLEQVSGCLDKVLDKGREVVITALPLYHIFALTANCLTFMKYGGHNILITNPRDMPGFVKELAKYPFTAITGVNTLFNGLLNTPGFSELDFSTLKMSLGGGMAVQRPVAERWQKVTQSKLMEGYGLTECAPLVTICPWDLDGYNGSIGLPAPSTELKVINDQGEEVPKGEPGELCVKGPQVMAGYYNRPDATAECLQDGWFATGDIAIYDDEGFFYIVDRKKDMILVSGFNVFPNEIEEVVAMHDGVLEVAAVGVPHDVSGEQVKVFVVRKDPSLTEKDIIKHCRDKLTNYKVPKLVEFRDELPKTNVGKILRRALK; the protein is encoded by the coding sequence GTGGAAAAAATCTGGTTAAAGCGCTACCCCGAAGGGATGCCTGAAACAATCGACCCAGAACACTACAACTCGCTGCTTGAATTATTCGACAACAGTTTTAGAGAGTTTGCTCAGTTACCTGCTTACAGTAACATGGGCAAAACAATGACTTACCAACAAGTTGATGAAGCAACCAAGGCAGTTGCCAGTTACATTCAAAATACCCTTAAGTTAGGTAAAGGGGACAAAGTAGCGGTGATGATGCCAAACCTGCTACAAACACCTGTAACCATTTTGGGCGTGCTGAGAGCAGGCTGTACCGTTGTTAATGTCAACCCTTTGTACACGGTGCGAGAGCTTGAACACCAGCTCAATGATTCAGAAGCGAAAGCAATCTTCATATTGGCCAACTTTGCACATACACTTGAAAAGGCATTGCCTACGACAGGTGTTAAACATATTGTTGTCACACAAATTGGTGACATGCTTGGCGGCGTCAAAAAGCATTTAGTCAATTTTGTTGTCAAAAAGCTAAAGAAAATGGTGCCAGACTACAGCTTGCCCAATGCAATTCCGTTTGCCAACGCAATTAGCGCTGATCCGAACCAGTATAAGGTACCTGAGATCAGTCTTACTGATCTGGCATTTTTGCAGTATACCGGCGGTACCACAGGCGTCTCTAAAGGCGCCATGCTGACCCATGGCAATATGGTTGCCAACCTTGAACAGGTATCAGGTTGTTTAGATAAGGTGCTGGATAAAGGTCGAGAAGTGGTGATAACCGCGCTACCGCTTTACCATATATTTGCACTGACGGCGAACTGCCTGACGTTTATGAAGTATGGCGGTCACAATATTCTGATCACAAATCCACGGGATATGCCTGGCTTCGTTAAAGAACTGGCAAAATATCCGTTTACGGCCATTACAGGTGTAAATACCTTATTCAATGGCCTGCTGAACACTCCTGGGTTCTCTGAATTGGACTTTTCTACTTTGAAGATGTCTTTAGGTGGCGGTATGGCGGTGCAGCGACCCGTTGCTGAGCGCTGGCAGAAAGTGACACAGAGTAAACTAATGGAAGGCTACGGCCTGACAGAGTGTGCACCACTGGTAACAATTTGCCCTTGGGACCTGGATGGTTATAACGGTTCTATCGGCTTACCGGCACCAAGCACCGAGTTGAAAGTCATTAACGATCAGGGCGAAGAAGTACCAAAGGGCGAGCCTGGTGAATTGTGTGTTAAAGGCCCGCAAGTCATGGCTGGTTATTATAATCGTCCGGATGCAACGGCCGAGTGTTTGCAGGATGGCTGGTTTGCAACCGGTGATATAGCCATTTACGATGATGAAGGTTTCTTCTACATCGTAGACCGTAAGAAAGACATGATCCTGGTATCTGGCTTTAACGTCTTCCCCAACGAAATTGAAGAAGTGGTTGCCATGCACGATGGTGTATTAGAAGTCGCTGCCGTTGGCGTGCCACATGATGTAAGTGGTGAGCAGGTTAAAGTTTTTGTTGTAAGAAAGGATCCATCTTTGACAGAAAAAGATATAATAAAACACTGTCGCGACAAGCTAACCAATTATAAAGTCCCTAAATTGGTCGAATTCAGAGATGAATTGCCTAAGACCAATGTCGGCAAAATATTGCGTAGGGCATTAAAGTAA
- the minD gene encoding septum site-determining protein MinD has translation MAKIIVVTSGKGGVGKTTSSAAIGTGLALKGYKTAIIDFDIGLRNLDLIMGCERRVVYDFVNVINGEANLNQALIKDKRVEKLYILPASQTRDKDALTKEGVERVLKDMSEDFDFIICDSPAGIEAGAMMALYFADEAIVTTNPEVSSVRDSDRILGILQSKSKRAEDGLEPVKEHLLLTRYNPERVESGDMLSVEDVQEILAIDLLGVIPESKAVLNASNSGQPVILDTESDAGQAYSDAINRLLGEIVDFRFLNVEKKGLLKRIFGG, from the coding sequence ATGGCAAAGATTATTGTCGTAACTTCAGGTAAAGGTGGTGTAGGTAAAACCACATCAAGTGCAGCGATCGGCACAGGTCTGGCACTTAAAGGATACAAAACAGCCATTATCGACTTTGATATTGGCCTGCGTAACTTAGATCTCATCATGGGTTGCGAACGTCGCGTCGTCTATGATTTTGTCAACGTCATCAATGGCGAAGCCAATCTGAATCAGGCGCTGATAAAAGATAAGCGTGTTGAAAAGCTTTATATTTTACCGGCTTCACAAACTCGCGACAAAGATGCCCTGACTAAAGAAGGCGTTGAGCGCGTACTGAAAGACATGTCGGAAGACTTTGATTTCATTATCTGCGACTCACCCGCGGGGATCGAGGCCGGTGCAATGATGGCCTTATATTTCGCTGACGAAGCGATTGTCACCACTAACCCGGAAGTCTCTTCTGTACGTGACTCGGATCGCATTTTGGGCATTTTACAAAGTAAGTCAAAACGCGCAGAAGATGGCCTTGAGCCAGTCAAAGAGCACCTGTTGCTTACCCGTTATAACCCGGAGCGCGTCGAAAGCGGCGACATGCTATCGGTCGAAGATGTCCAGGAAATCTTGGCCATCGACTTGCTTGGCGTGATCCCTGAGTCTAAAGCGGTACTAAATGCATCTAACTCAGGACAACCCGTTATCCTGGATACAGAGTCGGATGCAGGCCAGGCATACAGCGATGCTATCAATCGTTTGTTGGGTGAAATCGTCGACTTCAGGTTTTTGAATGTTGAAAAGAAAGGACTGCTAAAGCGGATTTTTGGAGGTTAA
- a CDS encoding alkaline phosphatase produces MTRKISALAFALGCTLSNSAFAAPKNIIYMIGDGMGPAFTTAYRYMQDDKTTKIVEPTVFDSILVGMAHTYPDDDTVVTDSAAGATALSTASKSYNGAIAVDTHKKSLKTMLEIAKERGMTTALVATSQINHATPASFAAHNESRRNYDEIADDYIDNKIAGKLPVDLMLGGGTKYFIRDDRNLVSEFKEAGYQYTDKFNKLDSLSRLPALGLFADVAFPHAIDSDEPKRLTTMTNKTLDLLDKHNEKGFFVMIEGSQIDWCGHANDIACAMKEMDDFAGAIKAAKAYIDANPDTLLVVTADHSTGGLTLGSNGVYQWKTEVVEQVKASVKELTNTLFDMNVDQMAKTWTQLTGLPFDKETEKALTGAQKDSKEALYKAANKLINDASFTGWTTKGHTAIDVQIFAYGQGRDAFIGSLNNTQIADKLISFIEK; encoded by the coding sequence ATGACACGTAAAATTAGTGCCCTCGCGTTTGCCCTGGGCTGTACCTTGTCAAACTCGGCGTTCGCAGCACCCAAAAACATCATATATATGATTGGCGATGGTATGGGGCCGGCCTTCACTACTGCCTATCGCTATATGCAAGACGACAAGACAACTAAAATAGTTGAACCCACTGTATTCGATTCAATCCTGGTTGGTATGGCCCACACATACCCGGACGATGATACGGTTGTCACAGACAGTGCAGCGGGCGCTACGGCCCTGAGCACGGCCTCGAAAAGCTATAACGGAGCAATTGCGGTAGATACACACAAAAAATCGCTTAAAACCATGCTGGAGATTGCCAAAGAGCGAGGCATGACCACAGCTCTGGTCGCAACCTCACAGATCAACCACGCTACACCAGCCAGCTTTGCCGCTCACAATGAGTCGCGTCGCAACTACGATGAAATCGCCGACGACTATATCGATAACAAAATTGCTGGTAAGTTACCTGTCGATTTAATGCTTGGTGGTGGCACTAAGTACTTTATTCGCGACGACCGCAACCTGGTCAGCGAGTTTAAAGAAGCGGGTTACCAGTATACAGATAAGTTCAACAAGCTTGATTCATTAAGTCGCCTGCCCGCACTTGGCCTTTTTGCTGATGTCGCTTTTCCTCATGCAATCGACAGTGATGAGCCAAAGCGGCTGACAACCATGACCAATAAAACACTGGATTTACTGGACAAGCACAATGAGAAAGGCTTCTTTGTCATGATCGAGGGCAGCCAGATCGACTGGTGTGGTCATGCCAATGATATCGCGTGTGCAATGAAAGAAATGGACGATTTTGCAGGCGCAATAAAGGCTGCAAAAGCATATATTGATGCCAACCCAGACACTTTACTGGTTGTCACGGCCGACCACTCTACCGGTGGCCTGACTTTAGGCAGCAATGGTGTGTATCAATGGAAAACAGAGGTCGTTGAACAAGTCAAAGCCTCAGTCAAAGAGCTGACAAATACCCTGTTTGATATGAACGTAGACCAAATGGCCAAGACCTGGACGCAATTGACGGGTTTACCTTTTGATAAAGAGACGGAAAAAGCGCTGACAGGCGCACAAAAGGACTCGAAAGAGGCGCTGTATAAAGCGGCCAATAAACTCATCAATGATGCCAGCTTTACAGGTTGGACAACCAAAGGGCATACCGCGATTGACGTACAGATCTTTGCCTACGGTCAGGGTCGCGATGCGTTTATTGGCTCATTAAACAATACCCAGATTGCAGATAAGCTGATTTCCTTCATCGAGAAGTAA